The following proteins come from a genomic window of Nakamurella alba:
- the rpsP gene encoding 30S ribosomal protein S16: MAVKIKLARFGKIREPFYRVVVADSRTRRSGRAIESIGKYHPKAEPSLIEIDSERAQYWLGVGAQPTESVLGLLKVTGDWQKFKGLPGAEGTLKPQPVAVDKKARYEAALASIGADTSASATTPKKKAAKAADSDAASADETAAE, encoded by the coding sequence GTGGCTGTCAAGATCAAGCTCGCCCGCTTCGGCAAGATCCGCGAGCCGTTCTACCGCGTCGTCGTCGCCGACTCCCGCACCCGCCGCAGCGGCCGGGCCATCGAGTCGATCGGCAAGTACCACCCGAAGGCCGAGCCGAGCCTCATCGAGATCGACTCGGAGCGCGCGCAGTACTGGCTGGGTGTCGGCGCGCAGCCGACCGAGTCCGTCCTGGGCCTGCTCAAGGTCACCGGTGACTGGCAGAAGTTCAAGGGCCTGCCGGGCGCCGAGGGCACCCTGAAGCCGCAGCCGGTCGCCGTCGACAAGAAGGCCCGCTACGAGGCCGCGCTGGCCTCCATCGGTGCCGACACCTCGGCCTCCGCCACCACCCCGAAGAAGAAGGCCGCCAAGGCCGCCGACAGCGACGCCGCGTCGGCTGACGAGACCGCCGCCGAATGA
- a CDS encoding RNA-binding protein — protein sequence MSELAEALEHLVRGIVEHSDDVRVDLTTGRRGRTLQVRVHPDDLGKVIGRGGRTATALRTVVNAVGGRGIRVDVVDTDR from the coding sequence ATGAGCGAGCTCGCCGAGGCGCTGGAGCACCTGGTCCGCGGGATCGTCGAGCACTCCGACGACGTCCGCGTGGACCTGACCACCGGCCGGCGGGGGCGCACCCTGCAGGTCCGGGTGCACCCGGACGACCTGGGCAAGGTCATCGGCCGGGGCGGTCGCACCGCGACCGCGCTGCGGACCGTGGTGAACGCCGTCGGCGGCCGGGGCATCCGGGTCGACGTCGTCGACACCGATCGCTGA